A single window of Bufo bufo chromosome 10, aBufBuf1.1, whole genome shotgun sequence DNA harbors:
- the ZNF423 gene encoding zinc finger protein 423 isoform X2 translates to MIGDGCDLGIGEEEGGSGLPYPCQFCDKSFSRLSYLKRHEQIHSDKLPFKCTYCSRLFKHKRSRDRHIKLHTGDKKYHCHECEAAFSRSDHLKIHLKTHSSSKPFKCTVCKRGFSSTSSLQSHMQAHKKNKEHLSKADKDMKKDDFMCDYCEETFSQTEELEKHVMTRHPQLSEKADLQCIHCPEVFADETSLLTHIDQVHANKKHKCPMCPEQFSSVEEVYCHLDSHRQPDSSNHSISPDPVLGSVASMSSATPDSSASVERGSTPDSTLKPLRLHKKTLSLDREDGQNWPKVTYSCPYCTKRDFNSLAVLEIHLKTIHVDKPQQTHTCQICLDSLPTLYNLNEHVRKVHKNHAYPMVQFSNITAFHCNYCPEMFADINSLQEHIRISHCGPNATPQEGNNAFFCNQCSMGFLTESSLTEHIQQSHCNVGSSKLESPVIQPTQSFMEVYSCPYCTNSPIFGSILKLTKHIKENHKNIPLANNKKSKSEQSPVSSDVEVSSPKRQRLCPSLNSVSNGEYPCNQCDLKFSNFDTFQTHLKSHLELLLRKQSCPQCKEDFDSQDSLLQHLTVHYMTTSTHYVCESCDKQFSSVDDLQKHLLDMHTFVLYHCTLCQEVFDSKVSIQVHLAVKHSNEKKMYRCTACNWDFRKEVDLQLHVKHSHLGNPAKSHKCIFCGETFSTEVELQCHITTHSKKYNCKFCSKAFHAIILLEKHLREKHCVFDTNSQNGTANGMVPTSKKSEAAEVPSVLMKNPEVSNSHEASEDDVDASEPMYGCDICGAAYTMEVLLQNHRLRDHNIRPGEDDGSRKKAEFIKGSHKCNICSRTFFSENGLREHMQTHRGPAKHYMCPICGERFPSLLTLTEHKVTHSKSLDTGTCRICKMPLQSEEDFIEHCQMHPDLRNSLTGFRCVVCMQTVTSTLELKIHGTFHMQKLSGSSAASSPNGQTLQKMYKCALCLKEFRNKQDLVKLDVNGLPYGLCASCLSRTTNGQPSNPTSQEVCERLCVSLRCPECSVKFESAEDLESHIQIDHRDLTHDASGQRKVAQTSPLPRKKTYQCIKCQMTFENEREIQIHVANHMIEEGINHECKLCNQMFDSPAKLLCHLIEHSFEGMGGTFKCPVCFTVFVQANKLQQHIFAVHGQEDKIYDCSQCPQKFFFQTELQNHTLSQHAQ, encoded by the exons ATGATAGGGGATGGGTGTGATCTCGGCATAGGAGAGGAGGAAGGGGGATCTGGGTTGCCGTATCCCTGCCAGTTTTGTGACAAGTCTTTCAGCCGTTTGAGCTACCTGAAAAGGCACGAACAGATCCACAGCGACAAACTTCCCTTCAAATGCACGTACTGCAGTCGACTTTTTAAGCACAAGAGAAGTAGGGATCGCCACATTAAACTCCACACGGGGGATAAAAAGTATCACTGCCACGAATGTGAAGCAGCCTTCTCTCGCAGTGACCACCTTAAAATTCATCTGAAAACTCACAGCTCTAGCAAACCTTTCAAGTGTACGGTGTGCAAGCGTGGATTCTCCTCCACTAGTTCTCTGCAGAGCCACATGCAGGCTCATAAGAAAAACAAGGAACATTTGTCCAAGGCGGACAAAGATATGAAAAAAGACGACTTTATGTGTGATTATTGTGAGGAAACCTTTAGCCAGACCGAGGAACTGGAGAAGCACGTGATGACCCGACACCCTCAGCTCTCGGAGAAAGCTGACCTGCAGTGTATTCATTGCCCTGAAGTATTTGCGGACGAAACCTCTCTGCTCACCCACATTGATCAAGTCCATGCCAACAAAAAACACAAGTGCCCCATGTGCCCAGAGCAGTTCTCTTCCGTGGAAGAAGTCTACTGTCACTTAGATAGTCACAGACAGCCCGACTCAAGCAATCACAGCATTAGTCCAGATCCAGTCCTGGGCAGTGTGGCGTCAATGAGTAGCGCCACGCCCGACTCCAGTGCTTCAGTTGAACGGGGTTCTACTCCTGACTCCACCCTCAAGCCATTGAGATTGCATAAGAAAACTTTATCCCTGGACAGAGAGGATGGCCAAAATTGGCCCAAAGTTACCTACAGCTGTCCTTACTGCACCAAGAGAGATTTCAACAGCTTGGCAGTCTTGGAGATCCACCTAAAAACTATTCATGTGGACAAACCTCAGCAAACTCATACCTGTCAAATATGTTTGGATTCATTGCCCACCCTATATAATCTTAATGAGCACGTGAGAAAAGTCCACAAGAACCATGCCTACCCTATGGTGCAGTTTAGCAACATAACTGCTTTCCATTGTAACTATTGTCCAGAGATGTTTGCTGACATTAACAGCCTTCAGGAGCATATCCGTATCTCTCATTGTGGCCCTAACGCTACACCTCAGGAGGGCAATAATGCCTTTTTCTGTAACCAGTGTTCTATGGGATTCCTTACCGAGTCCTCACTAACCGAACATATTCAGCAAAGCCACTGTAACGTAGGAAGTTCAAAGCTCGAGTCCCCGGTGATACAGCCAACACAGTCCTTCATGGAAGTATATTCGTGCCCCTATTGCACAAACTCCCCCATATTTGGATCTATATTGAAACTCACAAAGCATATTAAAGAAAATCACAAAAACATTCCACTGGCAAATAATAAGAAGTCAAAATCTGAGCAGAGTCCAGTATCTTCAGATGTCGAAGTTTCATCCCCTAAAAGGCAACGGTTGTGTCCAAGCCTAAACTCTGTGTCCAACGGAGAGTATCCCTGTAACCAGTGTGACCTAAAGTTTTCCAATTTTGACACCTTTCAGACGCACTTGAAGTCACACTTAGAGTTGCTGCTAAGAAAGCAATCCTGCCCACAATGCAAAGAGGACTTTGACTCTCAAGACTCCCTCCTGCAGCACCTCACAGTACACTACATGACCACATCCACCCATTACGTGTGCGAGAGCTGTGACAAGCAGTTCTCCTCAGTGGATGATCTGCAAAAGCACTTATTGGACATGCATACTTTTGTATTATATCATTGCACTCTTTGCCAAGAAGTCTTTGATTCTAAGGTTTCCATCCAAGTGCATCTGGCGGTAAAACACAGCAACGAGAAGAAAATGTACCGTTGCACGGCCTGTAACTGGGACTTTAGAAAAGAGGTAGACCTTCAGCTTCATGTCAAGCATAGCCATTTGGGCAATCCAGCAAAATCACACAAGTGCATCTTCTGTGGAGAAACCTTTAGCACCGAAGTGGAACTGCAGTGTCATATCACGACTCACAGTAAGAAGTACAATTGCAAATTCTGCAGTAAAGCTTTCCATGCAATTATTCTCCTAGAAAAGCACCTGCGCGAAAAGCATTGCGTCTTCGACaccaatagccaaaatggcactgCTAATGGAATGGTGCCAACGAGTAAAAAGTCTGAGGCAGCTGAAGTCCCAAGTGTGTTAATGAAGAACCCAGAGGTTTCCAACAGTCATGAGGCCAGTGAAGATGATGTAGATGCTTCTGAGCCAATGTATGGCTGTGACATCTGTGGGGCGGCGTACACGATGGAAGTCCTTCTCCAGAATCATCGTTTACGAGATCATAACATAAGACCGGGTGAAGATGATGGCTCTAGGAAGAAAGCTGAGTTTATCAAGGGCAGTCACAAGTGCAATATCTGCTCAAGAACTTTCTTCTCTGAGAATGGTCTGCGAGAACACATGCAGACACACAGGGGTCCTGCAAAACACTACATGTGCCCCATTTGTGGGGAGCGTTTCCCATCTCTTTTGACGCTCACTGAGCATAAAGTTACTCACAGCAAAAGCTTGGACACGGGGACCTGCAGGATCTGCAAAATGCCTCTTCAGAGTGAGGAAGACTTTATTGAACACTGCCAGATGCATCCAGACCTTAGAAATTCCCTAACTGGCTTTCGCTGTGTGGTCTGCATGCAGACAGTCACATCTACCCTCGAACTTAAAATTCATGGAACATTCCATATGCAAAAGCTGTCCGGAAGCTCTGCTGCCTCCTCCCCTAATGGACAAACTCTGCAGAAGATGTATAAATGTGCCCTGTGCTTAAAAGAATTCCGAAACAAGCAGGATCTTGTAAAGTTAGACGTTAACGGCTTGCCGTATGGACTCTGTGCTAGCTGCTTAAGCAGAACCACCAATGGACAACCTTCTAACCCAACATCGCAAGAGGTCTGTGAGCGGCTATGTGTCAGTCTACGATGCCCTGAGTGCAGTGTCAAGTTCGAGAGTGCAGAGGATCTGGAAAGTCATATCCAGATTGACCATAGAGACTTAACACATGATGCTAGTGGCCAAAGGAAAGTGGCGCAAACCTCTCCTCTCCCCAGA AAGAAGACGTACCAGTGCATCAAATGCCAGATGACCTTTGAGAATGAAAGAGAAATCCAGATTCATGTTGCCAACCACATGATAG